The Haloarcula rubripromontorii region GTCTGTGCTCCCTCAGCAGTGGCAGCTGTCGTTTCTGAGTCCGTATCAGGTGAACCGCTCGAAGTTGCTTGAGAGGTACAGCCCGCTGTTGCGGTTGTGAGTACAATCCCAGCGCTTGCCAGAAACGTTCTGCGTTCCATACACTACCATGAGAGGGGTCAAGTATCGTCCTATCCCAGATTCAAAGGCGTCTTTGAGTCCTGGAACCCGCTCACATCATGAGGTCTGCATCTTTACCGGACGGTATGTTTGCCAGTACCACGCCACGAAGAGGAACAGAATCGTGAGGACGCCGATTCCGAGGACAACCCCACCGGGGCCAGTACCAAAGGTGACGAGTGGCTCCCAGATAGTTGGCTCAGGTTGCTGAACCGGAGGCTCACCCATTCTAGGTGAAGGGGAGGGGGCCGGTACTGACCGACGCGCATGGACGAGCGCACTGACGATGCCGACGATACCAATGCCGCCGAAAACTCGACGCAATGCAGTCTTGAGTGATGGCGTTGTTCGCTCTGCTCCGGTGAAAAGGACGAGTGCGCTATTCGTTGGTGCATATACATCCATCTCTCGTCCCTGTTCAGAATACCACGTCTCGATTACTTCAACCAAGCCGGCGTCGCTGAGTCGATCTAGATGGTAACTGACGTTCTGTACCGACGTGTCGAGTTCGGTGGCAATTTCCGACGCTGTCGTTGGTTCGTCGTAGATGATGCCGAGAATACGGCGCGCCGTCGTTGAGGTAATCGTTGACAGGACCTGTTCTGCCTCGTCATCCTCGAAATCGATGAGTTTCGGAGCCAAGTCACGGTCCGTAGTTGGTGTGGGCTTGAGCGGTAGAAGCGAGGACATAGTATGGCTCTCTTTTGTGGTGGTATATGACTACGGAAGATTCAAACAGTCGTTTGAGTCCGATACAGTTGGCGTAGCAGCGTTCAGTACGATCAATCTGGGGACCACGAGGTGCCCACCAACGACGAACGGCGACCAGTGGTCCAGCCTTGCGGATAATCACCTTCTCCGGAAACGGGTTACAATGCTGAGCGAGAGTCTATCGAAACGATGGTCGGGAATGGAGCGGCCGCCGTTGAATCGGACGCTGTCCATATCGAGTAGGTCTCGCACGCAATGGAGTATACTCCGAAACTCTGCGATCAGTTGGGTTACCCGATTTGATATCGCAGTATGCGATTTATCGGTGCAATCGCCATTCATCTTCTGCTCGTCGATGAACAGCTAAATCAGGGTGAGCAGCGGCTAAAACACCGCTATTCAGTAAACTCGGTAATAGAATCGAACGCGTCGGCCGCCAGCCGTTCAGCGACTGCGTCCCTGTCCACGTCACTGATTTCCTGTGGATATTTTCGTTCGAAGTAGCTCACAATGTTCTCGACATCGCGAGTTAGCAGTTCCCGGGCGTTTTCGTGGTCGGTCGGGACGGCCTGGGGCCAATCGAAGACGACAACGCCCTCATTCGTGACGAAGACGTTGTACTCGCTCATGTCCGCGTGGACGTACCCCTCGCGGTAGGCCGTCTGCATCTCTTCGAGGACGAGATCCAGAATCGGTAGTACCTGTTCTGTTTCGAGTTTCGTTCGGGAGAGTTCGACACCGTCTATCTTTTCCATGACAATCGCATGGCGGTTCGTGTCGATTGGCTGTGGGACCGCCACGTCCGGATACAGCGTTTCGAGGGCATCGTACTCTCGCTCGGCGGCCTTCCGAGCGGTGTAGAGCCAGGAGACGTGGTCGCGGTCGGCGGTGTACTCCCGCTCTTTCATCACTTCGCGGAAATTGGTGTACCCTTCGCGGTGGTACTTCAGGGCCACCGGCTTGTACGACTGGGCCTCGTACACGTCGCTTTCCTTGCCCACGCCCAGCGGTGAGCCGACACCCTCGATGGTGTCGCGCTCGGCGAAGGTGTGGAGCGCGAGCGTGTCATACCCCTCGAAAGTGAGCTTGAACCCCTCGTACTGGATGGTCTTCCGTTCGACCAGGCCGCGGTCCGCACACCGGTCGAGCCGGTAGTCGACGTCTTCCGCCGTCAGCCGGGAGAACTCGGTCAACTTCTCGCGGGCGACGTACTCCGAGAACCGCATCCCCTGCTCGACGCCGGAGAGCAGATGGAAGTCCTCGGGTTCCAGCTCCGCCATCACTGAAGCCACGTTCTGGACCATTAGCGTTCTCTACTCGATGGACTGGTAAAAGGTCGACGCGTTCGCCGGATAGATCTGATAAACCTTTGAACGCTATACAAAATCTCTCATCTCGTCTCAGACGTTGCTGTATCGGCGGACGCCAAGCGCTCTGCCCGGCGTCGGCTGGCGCAGATGGGCGTGAGGTGCTGCGGTGTTCGAACGCTGCCTGAGACGGCTGCGCTACTATTTCGTATCTGTCTGACTTGACCCGCTACTTCGGTGTTTCGTGACCGAAACCGCACTTCGGTCGATTGATCGTCGAATAAGACCTCATTAACCTACAGAATCACACGTTTTTATTTTGGCATCATACGTCTGTTATCGCTACTGTACTGCCGTTTCCGCATCTCAAAATGTGACTGATAAGGCTCGAAAATGGCGGTAGCTGGTCGCACGCTCCCTTCACACACGATGCAGCTGAAAGAAGCGGTAAGCCGAGTATCGACTCGAAAATATGTTCCTAATCACCGTGACAGTATATGTAAGGCGAACGGCGACTATGTTCGCCGACTGTGTGCCCGTTAAGCTACTCTCTACTTTTCATTATCTAAACGCAAGTGTGTCGTGTGAGCAGACAACATAAAGACGAGCTCAGGGATCTGCTTCGCTCACTTGCGTTCAATTCTCACGACCGTCGGCTCGCGTTTCCGGTGCTGTTTGCCGTCGGTGCGGAACTGTATTTCGTACTGACAATCACACTCGGTTCTGCCCGTCCCCCGATGGCTCCCGACGCTGGCATCTTCCAGCATCTCGGCTGGTATCTGACGCGGGGCGGTCGATTGTACGTCGACGCCTGGGAGCCGAAGCTCCCGCTGTCCTACGAGACGACCGGTGCTCTGGCGATGCTGGCCGGCGGCGACATGTACCGGCTCCACCTCCTCAGCGTGGCGCTGATGAGCGTGGCGGTGTGTGGAATCGTCGGGCTCGTCGTGATACTCGTCCACGACATCACCGGCGACGATGTCGCTGCATCGCTGGCCGGCCTCTCGATGTTCCTGCTGCCGGGGTTCGCCGTCCGGCCCGCCTATGGGTTCAAAGCAAAGTACCTCTTTGTCCTCTGTGGACTCCTGGCGATATACCTGTACACGCGCGAATACCCGGCGTTGAGCGGTGTGGCCGCGGCGGCCAGCGTCGGGTACTGGCAGGCCGCGGCCATCTTCCCGCTCATCGTGGTTGGACTGGCCATCCAGCAGCGAGACGTGCGGGCGCTCGAACGTGTCGTCGCCGGCGGCCTCGGTTTCACTGTGGTCATGCTTGCGCCGGTGTTTCTCGTCTGGCACTCGGTCTCGGAGATGGTCGTCCAGGTGCTGCTCGTGCCGCTACAGACCGAGGAGCAGGCGTCGATACTCGCCCGACTCGTCGCCGGCGTCGTCCATTTCAAGTGGGCGTCGCCGTTCGTGGTACTGGGCGGCCTCGGACTCGCGCACACCGCCCGGTGCTGGCTCAGGGGCGACGACAGCGTGGTCGGGTGCACCGACTGGTGGATTCCGGTCGGCGCGGCGTGGTTCGCATTCCTGATATTCTTCGTCGACTTCGAAACCGGCGGCTACACCGACCTCATTCCGGGGCTCGCGTTCGTCGCAATCGGCGTTGGGATAGCCGCTGCGACACTGCGTGACCGACGACGGAGGCAGGCGCTCACCGCGGTTCTCGCGCTGGTTCTCGTCGTCAACGTCGCCGTCCTCGGTAGCGTCGGTCTCGTCTTCACACCCGTTGAAACGCCGGGACCGGTGCCGATGTCAGACCTCGAAACCACCGGTCTCCCGGAGGCCTACGGGGAGAGCGAGTCGGTGCCCGATGTCCGGTACATCTATTGGCAGCGGCTCGAACCGTCGGCGTGTCACTACCGGCTCTCGGTGATGGAGTTGCGGTGGCTCGACAGAGTCGACTCGTCGGTAGACAGTCGCTGTCTCGACTTGGGGACCGCCAGAGCGAGGCTTGCAAGCGGCTAAGACTCCGTAGAGTCGTAGTCGGAGAGCGAGGTCTGTGTCGTTTCGACAGAACCTGTGATGATGTAGGGGACGATAATCCGGAAGAACTGAGCGGCAAGCACCAGCAGGATCGGCCCCAAGAAGATGCCGTAGAAGCCAAACGCGATGGGGCCGAGGATGTACGCGAACATCAACAGACCGACGTGAGTCAGATCACCGCTGACGTACGGCCGAATCAGGAAATCCGGGATGGTGTCGACGACGACTAGCGTGACCACAAGGAAGAGGACAACCCAGGCCAGGGCTGCCGTCTGTCCTGTGACGACCGCGGAGACCGCAAGCAGTGCGGCCACGGGCAGATAGACGATTTTCATCCCGACCACTGGAATGAGGCTGCCGATGCCGGTGAGCGCGCCGACGAGTGGTGCAAACGGAACCTGCACTGAGCCTGGCGCGACCAGATTGTACAGCGAGAACACGAAGATCCCGATAACGCCCGTCACCAGTGCGTTCAAGATGTTCCCGAAGAGAATCGAGGACAGTTCCTCGTCGACCGCCGCCGCGTAGTTGCGAAGGACACCTGACCCGTCGAAGGTGTCAAGGAACCAGCCGACAAGTCGCGGTCCGTCGGTGAGCAGGTAGTACGTTCCGGCAAACATGATGAACACGCGCAGCAGTAGCGCCGTAAGCATACTCACAGAGCCGATGAGCGTATCGGAGACACGCCCCAGCCACGACTGGACTGTCGCGTTTCGCAACAGGTCGATCACCTCATCCGGCCCCATCGCCAGCACATCTGAGAAGCCGAGGTCGGCGAGCGGCCCCGGTAGCGACCCACCCTGCAGATCTTGAAACTGCGAGAGGTACGCCGCACCTAGACCACCTTCGCCGAAGAACGACTGTAACTCGGGGACAATGAGGACGATCGTGTAGCCGACCAGAAGCACGAACGGTAACAGGAAGAAGAAAATCGTGGCCGCCGCGTGGAGCTGTTTCTGGTAGGGGACGGCCCGACCCAGGAACGATTCGGGTAGCGGGAGCCACCCGAGCCGTCGATAAATCGGTCGGCTGGCGTAGTACAGAAAAACGGTGAACACGAGCGTCGGGAGGAACTGGGACAGGACGAGTCCGACCACGAGGAAGAGTGCTACGCCCGCGATAGCAAGGAGGACGCGCCGTCCGAGGTCGGTACTATATTCCATATGTTTTCAGTACAACATCTCGATAAAAAATAAAACCACCGGTCGGCCCAATGGCTGTTAGTGATCGGGGCAAAACGGGTGGCTACAGCCCCTCGAACTGGGTGATCGCCTCTCGCCAGTCTTCGGGGATCGAGCGCGAGGATTCTGTGTCGCGGTCGTATGTGACGACGGTTGTTTCTCCGGTCGCAGCCACACCATCTTCGGTCCGGACCTCGTACTCGAAGGGGAAGCTCTTCTCGCCAAGACGTGGAACCCGGACGGCAACGGCGACTGCGTCACTGATCTGGACGGGCTGGATGTAATCGACTTCGAGGTTCGCGATGACCATGCCAGTGCCCGACTCGCTGCCCGAGAGCAGCGCCTCGCCACAGTCGACCACGTCGTGCAGGTAGTCGATGCGAGCCTCCTCGAAGTAGGTCGCATACGTCGCGTTGTTGACGTGGCCGTACGTGTCGATGTCCGTGTACCGGACCTCGACGTCCGTCGTGTACTCGAAGCTCATGTCAGCAATTCCGCGTGTTTCTGTTTGAGCTTCTCGATTTTCGGCGGGATAGTCAACTGGCAGTAACTCTGGTCCGGGTTCTTCTCGAAGTAATCCTGGTGATACTCCTCGGCGGGATAGAACGTCTCCAGCGGTTCGACCTCGGTGACGATGTCGCTATCGTAGCCCGGCTGGACTTCCTCGATGAAAGCTTCCACGGTCTCGCGCTGGGTCTCGTCGTGGTAGAACACGGCCGAACGATACTGCGTGCCCACGTCGTTACCTTCCCGGTCTTTCGTCGTCGGGGTATGCGTCGTGAAGTGGACCGCGAGCAGGTCCTCGTAGCTCACCTCCTCGGGGTCGTAGGTGAGCTGTATGCACTCTGCATGGCCCGTTTCCCCGCGACAGACCGCCTCGTAGCTGGGGTCGGCGACGTGTCCGCCAGCGTAGCCCGAGACCACGTCGACCACCCCGTCGATCTGTTTGAACACCGATTCCGTACACCAGAAGCAACCGCCCGCGAATGTCGCTTGGTCAGTCATCACCCGGTGTACGTGCCCGGCATACAAAACTCACTGGCTGTCGTCGCAGATGGATGCCTACCTACCGGTCGACCTCGCCCATGATGGTGTCGAGACTGCCAATCGTCGCCACGAGGTCTGGGACGTATTCACCGCGAGCCATCTCGGACAGCGCCTGCACGTGGGAGAAAGAGGGACCGCGGATCTTGAACCGCGCTGGTGTCTCAGTCCCGTCAGAACGGATGTAGATGCCGAGTTCGCCCTTCGCGGCCTCGACGGCGCGGTAGATTTCGGTGTCAGCGTCGGGCCGAAGCGTGCGGGGCACGTTCGCCTGTATCTCGCGGTCGTCCTCGGGCCAGTCCTCCAGCAGGTCGACGCACTGGCCGATGATCTTCGCGGACTCCTCCACTTCGCGCAGGCGCACGAGCAGGCGCGAGAAGTTGTCGCCGCCCTGCTCGGTGACGACCGACCAGTCGAGTTCGTCGTAGTAGCCGTATGGGTCGTCCCGACGGAGGTCGTAGTCGACGCCGGACGCTCGGGCGACCGGCCCGGTACAGCCGTAGGCTTTCGCGGTCTCAGCCGAGAGGTGACCCGTGTCGACCGTCCGAAGCTGGAGAATCTCGTTGCTGGTGAGCATATCGTGGTACTCCGTGAGCTTGTGCGGCAGGTCGTCGAGGAACGCACGGATCTTCTCGAAAAACGCCTCCCGAGGTTCGGGCAGATCCCAGGCGACGCCGCCCAGCCGCAGGTAGTTGAACATCAGCCGCTGGCCGGTCAGGTCTTCGAGAATGTCCTGAACGAGTTCGCGGTCCCGGACGCCCCACTGGAAGGTAGCGGTGAATTCCCCGACCACGTCAAGCGCGTAGGTCGCGACCGCAAGCATGTGCGAGAGGATACGTGAGAGTTCGCCGCCCATTGTCCGGATGACCTGGGCGTACGCCGGCACCTCGATGTCGGCGAGGTCCTCGGCCGCACGGGCGTACGCCCACTCGTTCAACAGGCCAGCTCCGCCCCAGTCCCACCGGTCCGGATAGGGCATAATCTGGTGGCGGTAGGTGCCCTGCTGACACATCTGTTCCTCACAGCGGTGGATGTAGCCGATGTCGGGGTCGACGGCAGCGACCTGCTCGCCGTCGAGTTGGGCGTTCAGGTGGAGGACGCCGTGCGTCGAGGGGTGGTGTGGCCCCATATTGATATGCATCGTCTCCGGCCCTTCGCGGCGGTCTTCGAGCAGGCGCTCGTGTTCGCGGAAGGAAACGATCTGTGGCTGGTCCTGATTGTAGTCCCGGCTCAGCGGGTGGCCCTGCCAGGTTTCGGGCAGGAGAATGCGCCGGAGGTCGGGGTGGTCTTCGTACTCGATGCCGACGAGGTCGTAGGCTTCCCGCTCGTGCCACGCCGCCGTCGGGTACACGGACGCGGCGGACTCGCTACTCGGCGACTCCCTGGGTGTTGGCACAACGACCGAAAGTTCCTGTGTCGGGTCGTCGTAGCGCCGCAGATGATAGATCGTCTCGAACCGGTCGGCGTACTCCTGGGCCGTCACACAGGCACAGTGGTCCAGACCGGCCTCGGTTCGCAGCGTCGAGAGGACGGCCTGCACCTCGTCCGCGCGGATGACAACGGCTGGGGCGTTCTCGTGGCGTTCGGTGGAGAGGACGTGGTCGGCAATCGGCTCGATAAGCGGATGAACGTCGTCGGCTCGGTGGACTGTCTGGGCCATCTCCGTGGTCGCCCGTTCGCCGGCTGCCGCCCTCGGCCTGTCCCCTCATGCCCGAGGTTATTTTAAATACCTCCTGGAACGGTCAGGTATGAAGTACGTCACGCTCTCGCTGTGGATGGCCCAAGAGGTCCGACACCCGATGCACCAGTTCGTCGTCGACCACGACGGCTACGAGGCGAGCTATCTCCTTCGGGGCAACGACATCGGAGCCGATCCCCAGACTCTGCTGTTTCACGTCGACGGGTTTCCGCCGGAGCCCTATCGGGCGGCGCTGGAACAGGCCGACACCGTCCGGGAGTACGCCATCTCGACGTGCCCCGACGAGACGTTCTACCTCTACGTACAGGACTCGCCGTCGGCGACCGATCACGACCTCGTCGACGCGCTCACGCGGGCCGGTCTGGTCATCGTTTCGCCGGTCGCTTACCGTGCCGACGGCACAGTCGGACTCACACTGGTCGGTCCGGGCGGAACGGTCCAGCAGGCAGTCGAGACGGTGCCAGACGGCGTCTCCGTCGACGTGCGGGAGGTCGGAGAGTACGACAGCCGGCGACTCGACACCGGCGCGGCACTCACCGACCGGCAGTTCGAGGCCGTCGCCGCCGCCGTCGACTGTGGGTACTACGGCAGCCCTCGGGCGGGGAGCGTCGACGATGTCGCCGACGAACTCGGCTGTGCTCCCGGAACTGCCGCCGAACACCTCAGGAAGGCTGAGGCTCATGTGATGGCTGACATACTCGAACAGCGCCCTGAATCGACGGCGTAGTCCCCTCTGTTCGGGAACCGCTGGAGCGGCCGACGACCGTCCCGAAAAACTATAAACTCAAGAAGAGTGTAATCTAGTGTTGGGTTGCGAACACACCACAGGGCCAGCGGCGGCCCAACTCAGGACCACACTACCATGGACACAGTAACCATCGACGACGTACCAGTCGAACGGAACCCGATGCAGGTGCATGACATCCGCAAGCCCGTCTCCAGAAAACTCGGGACCGAGCATTTCGCGGCGAACTACTTCGAACTCGACCCGGGCGATTCTTTCTCGGGGAGCCTCCACCGCCACCACGATCAGGAGGAGGTGTTCTACATCGAACAGGGACAAACCACCTTCGAGGTCGGCCTCGACCGCGAGGAAGTTGACGTGTCGGGCGGTGAACTGATACGCTTCGAACCCGGCGAGTTCCAGCAGGGGTACAACTCCGGCGACGAGCGCGTTATCGGCTGGGCCTTCGGCGCGCCCGGCGCAACTCACGACTGGGACGAGCTAGAATCGAGAGCGCACTGTCCGGAGTGCGACGAAGAAACGACCCAGAGCGTCGCCCTCGCCGACGGCCGGTTCGAACTCACCTGTACCGGGTGCGGGAACGTTCAGGGCTAGGGCCTGCGTCTGTTGTTTTCGTGGGTGGAAACAGGCTTTCCGGCGCTTTGCACAACCATACCTCCGTCGGGCAGCCCAGCGACTGCTAGCCCACAATACATATCGCATCGCGTCACGAAGCCCGGGTATGTCACTGGCCGACCTAGAGTGGCGCGTCATCGGCGAGGAAACACGACCCGGGCCGATGACGATGGCGCTGGAAGCGGCCGCTGCCGAAACCGTCGCCGAGGGCGGTCCGGCAACGGTACGAGTGTACACTTGGCCCGATACGCTGTCGCTTGGCTACGGACAGGACCCCGACACCATCGACTGGGCGTTCTGTGACCGCGAGGACATCGGGGTGACGCGCCGACCCACCGGCGGTGGGGCGATATATCACGACAGCGTGGCTGACATCTCCTACGGCATTATCGCGCCGGCCGACGCCGTTCCGGGCGATCTGATGGCGTGTTACGAGCAGTTCTGCGAGCCGGTTTTAGATGCATTCGAGCGCATGGGCGTCGACGCCACTTTCGCTGACGACGAGCGGTCGGCGGTCCATCAGCCGGCCTGTTACCTGCGGCAACTCCATCCGGCCCACGATATCGTCGGCCCTGACGGCCGCAAACTCAGCGGGAACGCTCAGTATCGCCAGAAGGACGCTGTCATCCAGCACGGCTCCCTGTCCGTCTCGTTGCGTCCCGACCGCCACTGTGGCTGTTTCAGCGCCGACCCCAATTCCGAACGGTTCGGCGAGCGTGTCGGGGCGATAGACGAGTACGCCGATATCGACCGCGCCGAAGCCGTCGAGACGCTCCGCTCGACGCTGGCTGAGTGGGTCGATGCGACCGAGGGCTCGTGGACGGACGACGAACTCGCCCGCGCACGCGAGCACGCAGAGGAGAAGTACGCTGCAGCCGAGTGGATACGGCGGTCGCCCTGACACCACTACGAAACAGTCGAAGCGCCTGAAAAAAGCTAGCAAATGCTAGCGGATTGTTCGGGGTAAAAGGACCATCTGGGTTCAGTAGTGTGCGATGGCTCTCAGCGTCTCCGGCGTTACGCTGTAAAGCCTTCGAGGACGGGATACTATCAACAGCGCGCTCTGTGCGAGAGTACCCTGCTCACCGCCAGTACTTCGCCTATTGCTAAAACCACAGCTAATATCTTCACCCGGCAAGTGTGCGTTGATGGCTAACCGAGAACAAGATTGGTCGCCGAACCAGTTGAATCTGGATCTTCTCGATCAGAACGCGCGTGACGCCGACCCGCGGGGGAACGGGTTCGACTACGCTGAAGAATTTCAGGAGCTCGATCTCGACGCGGTGAAAGCGGACCTCGAAGAGCTGATGACGTCATCACAGGACTGGTGGCCGGCTGACTACGGCCACTACGGGCCGCTGTTCATCCGGATGGCCTGGCACAGCGCCGGAACCTACCGCACCACCGATGGCCGCGGTGGCGCGTCCGGTGGCCGCCAGCGCTTTGCACCCCTTAACAGCTGGCCCGACAACGCGAACCTCGATAAGGCACGCCGGTTGCTCTGGCCCATCAAAAAGAAGTACGGGCGAAAGCTCTCGTGGGCGGACCTGATTGTGCTGGCCGGAAACCACGCTATCGAATCGATGGGGCTCAAGACGTTCGGCTGGGCCGGCGGGCGCGAGGACGCCTTCGAACCCGACGAGGCGGTCGACTGGGGCCCCGAAGACGAGATGGAGGCCCACCAGTCCGAGCGCCGCAACGAGGACGGGGCACTCAAAGAGCCCCTCGGCGCTGCGGTTATGGGGCTGATTTACGTGGACCCGGAGGGACCAAACGGCAACCCGGACCCGCTCGCGTCCGCGGAACACATCCGCGAATCGTTCGGTCGGATGGCGATGAACGACGAGGAAACGGCCGCACTCATCGCCGGCGGCCACACGTTCGGCAAAGTCCACGGTGCCGACGACCCCGAGGAGAACCTCGGCGACGTTCCCGAGGACGCCCCCATCGAACAGATGGGGCTGGGCTGGGAGAACGACCACGGCTCAGGGAAGGCCGGCGATACGATCACCAGTGGTATCGAAGGCCCCTGGACGCAGGCGCCGACCGAGTGGGACAACGGCTACGTCGACAACCTCCTTGATTACGAGTGGGAACCCGAGAAGGGGCCCGGCGGGGCCTGGCAGTGGACGCCCACGGACAAGGAACTCGAAAACACCGTTCCGGACGCCCACGACCCGGGCGAAAAGCGGACGCCGATGATGCTCACGACGGACATCGCGCTCAAGCGGGACCCCGATTACCGGGAGACAATGGAGCGGTTCCGGGACAATCCCATGGAGTTCGGTATCAACTTCGCTCGGGCGTGGTACAAACTGATTCACCGCGATATGGGGCCGCCCGAGCGCTTCCTCGGTCCGGCCGCCCCCGACGAAGAGATGATCTGGCAGGACCCCGTCCCCGATGTCGACCACGACCTGATCGGGGACGAGGCGGTCGCCGACCTCAAAGCGGAAATCCTCGACTCTGACCGCTCCGTCTCACAGCTCGTCAAGACCGCCTGGGCATCGGCATCGACCTACCGCGACAGCGACAAGCGCGGCGGGGCCAACGGGGCACGCATTCGGCTTGACCCACAGAAGAACTGGGAAGTCAACGAACCGGCACAGCTCGAAACAGTCCTTGCCACGCTCGGAGACATTCAGGCGGAATTCAACAGCGGCCGAACCGACGACACGCGAGTCTCGCTCGCTGACCTGATTGTGCTGGGCGGCAATGCGGCCGTCGAGCAGGCTGC contains the following coding sequences:
- the katG gene encoding catalase/peroxidase HPI, whose protein sequence is MANREQDWSPNQLNLDLLDQNARDADPRGNGFDYAEEFQELDLDAVKADLEELMTSSQDWWPADYGHYGPLFIRMAWHSAGTYRTTDGRGGASGGRQRFAPLNSWPDNANLDKARRLLWPIKKKYGRKLSWADLIVLAGNHAIESMGLKTFGWAGGREDAFEPDEAVDWGPEDEMEAHQSERRNEDGALKEPLGAAVMGLIYVDPEGPNGNPDPLASAEHIRESFGRMAMNDEETAALIAGGHTFGKVHGADDPEENLGDVPEDAPIEQMGLGWENDHGSGKAGDTITSGIEGPWTQAPTEWDNGYVDNLLDYEWEPEKGPGGAWQWTPTDKELENTVPDAHDPGEKRTPMMLTTDIALKRDPDYRETMERFRDNPMEFGINFARAWYKLIHRDMGPPERFLGPAAPDEEMIWQDPVPDVDHDLIGDEAVADLKAEILDSDRSVSQLVKTAWASASTYRDSDKRGGANGARIRLDPQKNWEVNEPAQLETVLATLGDIQAEFNSGRTDDTRVSLADLIVLGGNAAVEQAAADAGYDVTVPFEPGRTDATPEQTDVDSFEALKPRADGFRNYVRDDVDVPAEALLVDRADLLDLTPEEMTVLVGGLRSLGATYQGSDLGVFTDEPGTLTNDFFEVVLSMDTEWEPVSESKDVFEGYDRETGEQRWEASRVDLIFGSHARLRAIAEVYGADDAEADLVDEFVDAWHKVMCLDRFDLD